AAAAACAAATCATTTGCCCAATATACAGCGGTCAGGCGTCCGGGAGACCCTACAGACTGGGGTTGGAACCGGCTTTTTTCGCCCCCGTTGGATGCATGCGGCACCCCCAAGAGGTGAGTCGTGACTCACTCCTATAAAGCTACCTGAATACCGCGAATCTCGCGGGAACTTGATCCCCCGGAGCCCTCGAAAAGCGCCCCGGATTTTCGACGGGAAAGCCGAAAACGCGATTATTCGGCCGCGAGCGCCTGCAACGAAGCCGGATTTGCAGCCGAAACCATGAAGTCATGGATGCGAGGCACGATTTCGGACTTGAAACGCGAGCCGTTGAACACGCCGTAATGTCCGACGCCCTTCTGGACGTAATGAACGCGGCGATGATCGGGGATCGAGCTGCACAATGCGTGCGTTGCTTCGGTCTGACCGAGACCGGAGATGTCGTCGTTCTCGCCTTCGACCGTCATCAACGCGACGCGCGTGACCTTGGAGGGATCGACGCGTGTTCCGCGATGGGTCATCTCGCCCTTCGGCAGCGAGTGCTTCACGAACACGGTGTCGACGGTCTGGAGGTAATACTCGGCGGAGAGGTCCATCACCGCGAGATATTCGTCGTAGAATTCACGATGCTTGTCGACCAGGTCGCCGTCGCCCTTCACCAGATTGGCAAAGAGCTGCTTGTGGGCGTCCATGTGCCGGTCGAGATTCATGCTGATGAAGCCGTTGAGCTGCAGGAATCCCGGATAAACGTCGCGCATCATGCCCGGATGCGGGAACGGCACCTTGGTGATGACGTGATTGCGGAACCAGTCAATACCGCGCTCCTGGGCGAGATTGTTCACCGCGGTCGGATTGCGGCGGGTATCGATCGGGCCACCCATCAGCGTCATCGAGGTCGGCACGAAGGGATCGCGCCGCGCCTCCATGATCGAGACCGCGGCAACGACGGGCACCGAGGGCTGGCATACCGCCATGACGTGGGTGTTGCCGCCGAGGACGTGCAGCATCTCGATGACGTAGTCGATGTAATCGTCGAGATCGAAGCGGCCGTCGCTGAGCGGCACCATGCGGGCGTCGGCCCAATCGGTGATGTAGACCTCATGCGCGGGCAGGAATGCTTCCACCGTGCCCCGGAGCAGCGTCGCATAATGGCCGGACATCGGCGCCACGATCAGCACGCGCGGCTGCGGGCTGCGCAGGGGGCGAGCGAATTTGCGATCAAAATAGAGCAGCCGGCAGAACGGCTTTTCCCAGACCGAGCGGATCTCGACGGGGACGCGGATGCCGTTGACCTCGGTGTCGTGGAGGCCCCATTCCGGCTTGCCGTAGCGGCGCGTGGTGCGCTCGAACAATTCGCAGGCCGCGGCGACCGACTTGCCGACCTCGGTGCGCGCCCAGGGATTGAGGGGATTCTGAAACAGGAGCCTGGTCGCGTCCGTAACCGCACGTGCCGGATTGAGAGAGGCCTGAGCCATCTCGTACATCCAGTACATCGGCGTCGTCAGAACCGGACTGCCTTCTGCAGCCAGGGGCGGCGCGCCGCCAAACTCACCAATAGGCATCGTTATATTCCTCTTCGCATCGCAACATACTGCCGAATGCGCAATATTGCGTCAATGCATGGTTCCGTACATCTACGTAAGCAGAACGGCAAAAACCGCCTGAATCCACGGGAAAGTGACGTTATTCCCCGCCCGAGAGCAGCGAGCCGTGGCGCTTGGCGCTGCGCAAAAGGGCAAGGAATGCTGCAAAAGATGCAGCCAGGAGGGCCGCGTTGATCACCAACGCCTCCAGCATCAGATCGGTCCTGAAGGTCTGCTCGATCAGCAGCGCACGCATGCCCTCGAACGCATAGGTCGGCGGCAACGCCCACGCGACGTATTGCAGCCAGACCGGCAGCACGCTGACGGGATAGTAGACGCAGGCGAGCGGCAGGATCGCGAACATCAAGGTCCAGACGATGCTCTCGGCACCTAAGCCGTTTCGCAGCACGAGGCCCGAGACGAAGATGCCGACCGACCAGCTGGTGAAGATCAGATTGCAGAAGAACGCGATCAGCGGCAGGCCGAGGGCATAGACATTGAAGTGGAACATGAACAGCGCGAGTAGGGTCATCGGGATGATCCCGATCGCAAGCCGGATCAGGCTCATGACCATCAGCGACAGCAGAAACTCGATCGGCTTGAGCGGGCTCATCATGAGATTGCCGATATTGCGCGCCCACATCTCCTCCAGGAACGAGATGGAAAAGCCGAGCTGCCCGCGGAACAGGATGTCCCAGAGGATGACGGCGCCGATCAGCGTGCCGCCGGCGCGCGCGAAGAAATTGGCGTTCTCGGCGATGTAGGCCTGCAGGAAGCCCCAGGTGATGACCTGCAACGCCGGCCAGTACAGCAGCTCGAGCAGCCGCGGCCAGGACGACATCAGGAGGTACCAATAGCGCAGGATCATCGCACCGATGCGATGGATGGAGATGCCGCGGCGGAGGGAGATGTCGGTCATCGCGGTCCCCTGTAGCTCGGATGAGCGAAGCGACATCCGGGACTTTGCCGGCAACTGTCCCGGGTATCGCGGAGCCTGTCATCGGGCGGCGCTTCGCGCCGACCCGTTGGCTCACCCGGGCTACGGCAGTAGCTGCGCAGTCTAACCACGTCGTCATTGCGAGGAGCTCGCGACAAAATTGCAAAGCAATTTTGCGCTGATGCGACGAAGCAATCCAGAATCCCTCCGTGGAACGATTCTGGATTGCTTCGCTGCGCTCGCAATGACGAAAGGAGCAGCCACGGTTTCCTCACCGCACCGCCTCCTTCGCACCGTTCACGCGGCCGCGTGCGACGTCGAGAAACACTTCCTCCAGCGTGGTGCGATTGTAGCGGGCCATGATGGCCTCTGGCGTGTCGTCGTCCTCGATGCGGCCGCGCTTCATGATGATGACGCGGTCGCAGAGCCGCTCGACCTCAAGCATGTTGTGCGAGGCGAGGAGGATGGTGGCGTCGTGCTGCTTGCGGTACCGCTCCAGATGCGCGCGCACCCAGTCGGCGGTGTCAGGATCGAGCGAGGCGGTCGGCTCGTCGAGCAAGAGCAGTTCGGGCTGGTTGATCAGCGCTTTCGCCAGCGCGACGCGGGTCTTCTGCCCGGCGGAGAGCTTGCCGTTGGCGCGATCGATGAAATCGGTGAGGTCGAGATCCTCGGCGAGCTCCGCGATGCGGCCTGCGAGGTTCTTCACCGCATAGAGTTTGCCGAACACGGTGAGGTTCTGCCGCACCGTCAGCCGCATCGGCATGTCGACATAGGGGCTCTCGAAATTCATCCGCCCCAGCACGGAGGCGCTCTCCTCCGGCATACGATGCCCGAGCACCTCGACGCGGCCGGAGGTCGGCAGCACCAGGCCCATGATCATCGCGATGGTCGTGGTCTTGCCGGCGCCGTTGCCGCCGAGCAGCCCGGTGATGCTGCCGCGCGGAAGCGAAAAGGAGATATCGTCGACGGCGCGGGTCTGCTTGTAGACCTTGACGAGATGATCGACCGCGATCGCCGCGGAAGGATTGCGATCCGCGACAGTCGGCCGACTTGAAGCCTTGTCATTCTCGGTCATGCTGGCCGTTCTTCTGCTATTGCAGCCGATAGCGCAAGGCTTGTAATCCAGGGTGGTTCCGCAAGCCCAGTGTTTGTGAATGAGAAGGCACCGCCCCTTGGCCGATATGACCGAAATTGCCGATTCCGACTTTCACCACGCGCAGCGGCATATCCGTCTGGACACGATCCTGCGGCTGCGCTGGCTTGCCGTGCTCGGCCAGCTCGCGGCGATCTTCATCGTGGCGCAGGGCCTGGAGTTCAACGTCGAGATCGTCCCCTGTGTCAGCATCATCGCCCTGTCGGCGGCACTCAATCTGGGGCTCCAGACCGCGGCCAATCCAATGCAGCGGCTGGAGCCGATGCAGGCGGCGGGCCTGCTTGCGCTCAACATCGTCGAGCTGGCCGGCCTGTTGTTCTTCACCGGCGGCCTGCAGAACCCGTTCTCGTTCCTGTTCCTCGCGCCGGTGCTGATCTCGGCCACGGCACTGCCGGCCCGCTTCACCTTCGGGCTTGGCCTATTGGCTGTTGCCTGCGCCTCGATCCTGTTCTTCTACCATGCACCGCTGCCGTGGGATGCCGACGATCCCCTGGTGCTGCCGCCGGTCTATCTCGTCGGCGTTTGGCTCTCGATCGCGCTCGCGATCGGCGTCACCAGCCTCTATTCCTTCCAGGTGACCGAGGAGGCGCGCAAGCTCGCGGACGCGCTGGCTGCCACCGAGCTGGTGCTGACGCGCGAGCAACATCTGACCCAGCTCGACGGATTGGCCGCCGCGGCCGCGCATGAGCTCGGCACGCCGCTCGCAACCATCTTCCTGATCTCGCGCGAGCTGGAAAAGACGGTGAAGGACGCCAGCATCGCCGCCGACCTGAAGACCTTGCGCGAGCAGACCCAGCGCTGCCGCGACATCCTGAGCAAGATCACCCAGCTCTCCTCCACCGGCGCGCCGTTCGATCGCATGAAGCTGTCGGAGCTGATCGAGGAGGTGGTGGCGCCGCACCGCGATTTCGGCGTCGAGATCAAGGTGCGGATCGCCGTGGCCGTCGCGGCCGAGCCGGTCGGCTCACGCAATCCGGCCATCCTCTACGGCATCGGCAACATCGTCGAGAACGCGGTCGATTTCGCCCGCACCACCGTCGAGGTGAACGCATGGTGGAACAAGGATCATATCGAGCTTGTGATCTCCGACGACGGACCCGGCATCCCGCCTGA
This genomic stretch from Bradyrhizobium daqingense harbors:
- a CDS encoding polyhydroxyalkanoate depolymerase gives rise to the protein MPIGEFGGAPPLAAEGSPVLTTPMYWMYEMAQASLNPARAVTDATRLLFQNPLNPWARTEVGKSVAAACELFERTTRRYGKPEWGLHDTEVNGIRVPVEIRSVWEKPFCRLLYFDRKFARPLRSPQPRVLIVAPMSGHYATLLRGTVEAFLPAHEVYITDWADARMVPLSDGRFDLDDYIDYVIEMLHVLGGNTHVMAVCQPSVPVVAAVSIMEARRDPFVPTSMTLMGGPIDTRRNPTAVNNLAQERGIDWFRNHVITKVPFPHPGMMRDVYPGFLQLNGFISMNLDRHMDAHKQLFANLVKGDGDLVDKHREFYDEYLAVMDLSAEYYLQTVDTVFVKHSLPKGEMTHRGTRVDPSKVTRVALMTVEGENDDISGLGQTEATHALCSSIPDHRRVHYVQKGVGHYGVFNGSRFKSEIVPRIHDFMVSAANPASLQALAAE
- a CDS encoding ABC transporter permease, with amino-acid sequence MTDISLRRGISIHRIGAMILRYWYLLMSSWPRLLELLYWPALQVITWGFLQAYIAENANFFARAGGTLIGAVILWDILFRGQLGFSISFLEEMWARNIGNLMMSPLKPIEFLLSLMVMSLIRLAIGIIPMTLLALFMFHFNVYALGLPLIAFFCNLIFTSWSVGIFVSGLVLRNGLGAESIVWTLMFAILPLACVYYPVSVLPVWLQYVAWALPPTYAFEGMRALLIEQTFRTDLMLEALVINAALLAASFAAFLALLRSAKRHGSLLSGGE
- a CDS encoding ABC transporter ATP-binding protein, with the translated sequence MTENDKASSRPTVADRNPSAAIAVDHLVKVYKQTRAVDDISFSLPRGSITGLLGGNGAGKTTTIAMIMGLVLPTSGRVEVLGHRMPEESASVLGRMNFESPYVDMPMRLTVRQNLTVFGKLYAVKNLAGRIAELAEDLDLTDFIDRANGKLSAGQKTRVALAKALINQPELLLLDEPTASLDPDTADWVRAHLERYRKQHDATILLASHNMLEVERLCDRVIIMKRGRIEDDDTPEAIMARYNRTTLEEVFLDVARGRVNGAKEAVR
- a CDS encoding ActS/PrrB/RegB family redox-sensitive histidine kinase; translated protein: MTEIADSDFHHAQRHIRLDTILRLRWLAVLGQLAAIFIVAQGLEFNVEIVPCVSIIALSAALNLGLQTAANPMQRLEPMQAAGLLALNIVELAGLLFFTGGLQNPFSFLFLAPVLISATALPARFTFGLGLLAVACASILFFYHAPLPWDADDPLVLPPVYLVGVWLSIALAIGVTSLYSFQVTEEARKLADALAATELVLTREQHLTQLDGLAAAAAHELGTPLATIFLISRELEKTVKDASIAADLKTLREQTQRCRDILSKITQLSSTGAPFDRMKLSELIEEVVAPHRDFGVEIKVRIAVAVAAEPVGSRNPAILYGIGNIVENAVDFARTTVEVNAWWNKDHIELVISDDGPGIPPDILNRIGEPYLSRRRPQDDGGSERRGLGLGVFIARTLLERTGAKVSFTNRTFPEHGAVVQITWPRQRFETIETLEETIG